One Flavobacterium sp. 90 DNA segment encodes these proteins:
- a CDS encoding non-ribosomal peptide synthetase — protein MKNEIINKLLSLGVQLKIIDGNLKVNAPKGVLTNELLEEIKEHKAYLISLISSNVSIPKAKVMESYPLTPTQYFMWFTHEYLGGNKAYNITSTLKLSGKLNSALLEKAFQYVIERHESLRTSFRKNQSEEIQQHILTNEQTEFKLQTVALENSSVEELHNQIKQEYQKAFDLKKDLLLSATLLKINEQEHILLFVLHHIIGDGWSLQILTREVMLAYNSLAGNEEIKLPELSIQYKDYSEWLNEKLVSPEYIGKLQYWKQQFETNSPVLNLVPGKRPVAKTYNGNIRNHKFSKQFLAELNAFGKEQQMTLFMLIVGSLNGLFSRYTGQTDITLGTTVAGREHSDIENQIGLYSNALPIRTQFEKEDSFLSLMQKQKQTLLKAYENKEYPFTALVNQLSLPKDQSRSPLFDIMVLLQNHQGLELNDQKGINGIVATEYSEIERGVSQLDISFVFVESEQGLTLNVEYNTDIYEENFIDNLLNHFEAFVSAGLKKPEQAINAIEIVSPAEKNKLLKEFNSVLTPYDSSLTVVNLIQSKAKENENQTALVHQGEKISYGQLEEYSNKLANCLEQHFKIKKGDFVGIELERNSWMIIAIIGALKAGAVYVPIDPAYPEARKNYIQQDSGCKLIINAEILEEFKRNLQTYDEVHISAISQKDLAYIIYTSGSTGNPKGVQITHESFVDYVLTFKNYFQLTAQDSVVQQASISFDTSIEEIFPILISGGTLYFHDEKGDFEALFKLCEQHKITVLSTNPYALQYLNDVYENYNLSIKTLISGGDTLQADHISNLWNKLSVFNTYGPTESTVCATYYQIKNKETVIPIGKPIANRQVYIIESDSTQLTPVGIVGELCISGQGISVGYLNQPELSKEKFTANPFISNTVMYRTGDLGYWLPDGNIGFIGRKDHQIKIRGYRVELGEIEHALQEDKTVTTAVVLAKERAGEQVLVAYLVGENIDIEVLKNSLRTSLPEYMIPGFYVELDSIPLTSNGKIDKQSLLAIEDLGVKNSEYVAPRNDLESQMVLLWEEILGISKIGVTTSFFDLGGHSLKVIRLINKLEKLGYKLKVKDVFDSPTITGIIEKLQISSRAQFTKIPEQEYYPVTSSQRRLWTLSQFEGGSAAYNIANVLELKGKLDLLLFQKSVDKLIERHESLRTVFKADESGILNQYVLPAQSVICPIEVYQGLNDQEIAATISSHVNYQFNLSVAPLLKVEIISLNNAHHLLLFNLHHIVGDGWSMEILSREIVAQYNHLKQASGIELPDLPIQYKDYAYWYNSVPNQEKLAQSGNYWLEQFSGDIPVLELSTMATRPKVKTYNGDSVSHAFSVDFISKLRSFCHQNEATLFMALMAGLNGLFYRYSGQTDIIIGTPVAGRDYPDLEDQIGLYLNTLAIRTRFEVTDTYSSLVKKQKKILLEGYDNQSYPFDILVEELLLKRDLSRSALFDVMVVLHNQQDLFSKEETFSQIEIAPYKKIQRNTSQFDLSFSFAEGKESLNLTLNYNTDIYSKTFVENLIHYLEGFISEGIEKPNHSIAKIDFVPNEEKQRLLYDYNATNVDYPKNRTIVDLIASQTLKTPDAIALVFENKTITYKELSVKSNQLAQYLLDHCAVNSGDFVGIKVKRDEKLIIAILAVLKIGATYVPIDLNYPEERIAYIEQDSNCKITITEKLLHDFEQANIQETALPEIKITSDSLAYIIYTSGSTGKPKGVMLTHDNAVAFLDWSIEEFAATDFDILYAATSHCFDLSVFEMFYPLSTGKKIRIIANGLSIADYIDKDEKILINTVPSVVDNLLEREVSLKNVSALNMAGEPIPIALSNALIKYPIAIRNLYGPSEDTTYSSCYRIEKKHEHSLPIGKPISNTRFYILSEELALQGEGLIGEICISGRGLSAGYLNKSDLTEEKFVRNPFDSETKLYRTGDLGYWMPDKNIGFAGRKDHQIKIRGYRIELGEIEHALQEDDTITNAVVLTKEHAGEKQIVSYLKGEKIDIQKIRNKLSQKLPGYMLPTYYLLLDEIPLTSNGKVDKTELLKLEVFKIKTSNYIAPTSETEERIVAIWQEILGLEKIGITDDFFELGGHSLKATELLSVIQKEFDVSINLKELFLHPTIQNLALNIENVKWLEEIDSERSVKKILI, from the coding sequence ATGAAAAATGAAATTATAAATAAACTTCTTTCTTTAGGAGTTCAGTTGAAAATAATTGACGGTAATCTTAAGGTAAATGCTCCAAAAGGAGTGTTGACAAATGAGTTATTAGAAGAAATTAAAGAGCATAAAGCATACTTAATCAGTTTGATATCTTCTAATGTTTCAATTCCTAAGGCTAAGGTGATGGAAAGTTATCCGTTAACGCCAACACAATATTTCATGTGGTTTACTCATGAATATCTGGGAGGAAACAAAGCATATAATATTACTTCAACATTGAAGTTGAGCGGAAAACTTAATAGTGCACTTCTGGAAAAAGCATTCCAATATGTTATAGAACGGCACGAATCGCTAAGAACCAGTTTTAGAAAAAATCAAAGCGAAGAAATACAACAGCATATCCTGACAAATGAGCAAACGGAGTTTAAGCTTCAAACTGTAGCTCTGGAGAATTCTTCTGTTGAGGAACTTCACAATCAAATAAAACAAGAATACCAAAAAGCTTTTGATTTAAAGAAAGATCTTTTGTTAAGTGCTACTTTATTAAAGATAAATGAACAAGAGCACATTCTGTTATTTGTACTGCATCATATCATAGGAGATGGCTGGTCATTACAAATACTGACCAGAGAAGTAATGTTGGCTTATAATAGTTTAGCCGGTAACGAAGAAATAAAATTACCAGAACTATCCATACAATACAAAGATTATAGCGAATGGCTCAATGAAAAGCTTGTAAGCCCTGAATATATTGGCAAATTGCAATACTGGAAACAACAGTTTGAAACAAATTCTCCGGTATTGAATTTAGTTCCGGGAAAACGTCCGGTTGCGAAAACTTATAATGGAAATATCCGAAATCATAAATTTTCAAAACAATTTTTAGCAGAATTAAACGCCTTTGGCAAAGAGCAGCAAATGACTTTGTTTATGCTTATAGTTGGAAGTCTTAATGGATTATTTTCAAGATATACAGGTCAGACTGACATAACGCTTGGAACTACTGTGGCAGGAAGAGAGCATTCTGATATTGAGAACCAAATAGGTTTATACTCTAATGCTTTGCCAATTCGGACACAATTTGAAAAAGAAGATAGTTTCCTGAGCCTGATGCAGAAGCAAAAGCAGACACTTTTAAAGGCTTATGAAAACAAAGAATATCCTTTTACAGCGCTTGTAAATCAATTATCACTTCCTAAAGACCAAAGTAGATCACCGTTGTTTGACATTATGGTGTTATTGCAAAATCACCAGGGATTGGAACTAAATGATCAGAAAGGAATAAATGGGATTGTTGCCACGGAATACTCCGAAATAGAAAGAGGTGTAAGCCAGTTAGACATTAGTTTTGTATTTGTAGAAAGTGAACAAGGATTAACACTAAATGTGGAATACAATACAGATATCTATGAAGAAAATTTTATAGATAATTTGTTAAACCACTTCGAAGCATTTGTAAGCGCAGGTTTGAAAAAGCCCGAACAAGCAATTAACGCTATTGAAATCGTATCTCCGGCAGAAAAAAATAAACTTCTTAAAGAATTCAATTCGGTTTTGACACCTTATGATTCTTCTTTGACTGTTGTAAATCTTATACAATCAAAGGCTAAGGAAAACGAAAATCAAACTGCACTTGTTCATCAGGGAGAGAAAATCAGCTATGGACAATTAGAAGAATACAGCAATAAACTGGCGAATTGTCTTGAACAACACTTCAAAATAAAAAAAGGTGACTTTGTTGGAATTGAGCTGGAAAGAAATTCGTGGATGATTATTGCGATCATTGGCGCATTAAAAGCAGGAGCTGTCTACGTACCCATAGATCCTGCATATCCTGAAGCACGAAAGAATTATATACAACAAGACAGCGGATGTAAACTTATTATCAATGCTGAAATCTTAGAAGAGTTTAAAAGGAATTTACAGACGTACGATGAGGTGCATATTTCGGCGATATCTCAAAAAGATTTAGCTTATATAATATACACTTCAGGATCGACCGGAAATCCAAAAGGAGTTCAGATTACACATGAATCTTTTGTTGATTATGTGTTAACGTTTAAAAATTATTTTCAATTAACAGCTCAGGATAGTGTTGTGCAGCAAGCCAGCATTTCTTTTGATACTTCTATAGAAGAAATTTTTCCTATTCTTATTAGTGGTGGAACGTTATATTTTCACGACGAAAAAGGCGATTTTGAAGCATTATTCAAGCTTTGCGAACAGCATAAAATTACGGTTTTAAGTACGAATCCGTATGCACTGCAATACCTGAACGATGTATATGAGAACTATAATCTTAGTATTAAAACACTAATTAGTGGCGGAGATACTTTGCAGGCAGACCACATTAGTAATTTATGGAATAAGCTTTCTGTATTTAATACTTATGGTCCAACAGAAAGTACCGTTTGTGCAACCTATTATCAAATAAAGAATAAAGAAACAGTTATTCCTATTGGGAAACCAATCGCAAACAGACAAGTATATATTATTGAATCTGATTCTACTCAATTAACGCCTGTTGGAATTGTTGGAGAACTCTGCATTTCCGGACAAGGAATATCAGTTGGTTATTTGAATCAGCCTGAACTGAGCAAAGAAAAATTTACAGCCAATCCTTTTATTTCCAATACAGTAATGTATCGCACTGGAGATCTTGGCTATTGGTTGCCGGATGGAAATATAGGTTTTATAGGCAGAAAAGATCATCAGATAAAAATTCGCGGATATCGTGTAGAACTTGGTGAAATAGAACATGCCTTACAAGAAGATAAAACAGTAACGACTGCAGTAGTATTAGCCAAAGAGCGCGCGGGAGAACAAGTTCTTGTTGCCTATCTGGTTGGTGAAAATATTGATATCGAAGTTTTAAAAAATTCCTTAAGAACTAGCTTACCGGAATATATGATTCCCGGATTTTATGTAGAACTGGATTCAATTCCTTTAACATCTAATGGAAAAATAGACAAACAGTCTTTATTGGCCATAGAAGATCTTGGCGTAAAAAACAGCGAATATGTTGCCCCTCGAAATGACCTGGAATCTCAAATGGTTTTGCTATGGGAAGAGATTTTAGGAATATCCAAAATCGGAGTTACCACTAGTTTTTTTGATTTGGGAGGACACAGTCTGAAAGTGATCAGGCTAATAAACAAATTAGAAAAACTGGGTTATAAATTAAAAGTCAAAGATGTTTTTGATTCCCCGACAATAACGGGAATCATAGAGAAATTGCAAATTTCTTCGAGAGCACAATTTACCAAAATACCGGAGCAGGAATATTATCCGGTGACTTCTTCGCAAAGACGTTTATGGACTTTAAGCCAATTTGAAGGAGGAAGCGCGGCTTATAATATTGCAAATGTATTAGAATTAAAAGGCAAATTAGACCTTTTATTATTTCAAAAATCCGTTGATAAACTCATTGAACGACACGAAAGTCTTCGTACCGTTTTTAAAGCAGATGAATCAGGAATATTGAACCAATATGTTCTGCCTGCTCAATCGGTTATTTGTCCTATTGAAGTATATCAGGGATTAAATGACCAGGAAATAGCTGCAACAATAAGCAGTCACGTAAATTATCAGTTTAATTTGAGTGTCGCGCCATTGCTAAAAGTAGAAATTATAAGTCTTAACAATGCACATCATTTACTGTTGTTCAATCTTCACCATATTGTAGGAGATGGTTGGTCTATGGAAATTTTATCCAGAGAAATTGTAGCACAATATAACCATCTAAAACAGGCATCAGGAATCGAATTACCTGATTTGCCTATTCAATATAAAGATTATGCTTACTGGTATAATAGTGTGCCAAATCAGGAAAAATTAGCTCAATCAGGAAACTATTGGCTGGAGCAATTTTCCGGTGATATTCCAGTATTGGAATTGTCGACTATGGCAACGCGACCAAAAGTAAAAACATATAATGGTGATAGTGTTTCGCATGCTTTTTCAGTAGATTTTATCTCTAAACTAAGAAGCTTTTGCCACCAAAACGAAGCTACTTTGTTTATGGCATTAATGGCAGGATTGAACGGATTGTTTTATAGATACAGCGGACAAACCGATATAATAATCGGAACTCCGGTAGCAGGAAGAGATTACCCTGATTTAGAAGATCAAATAGGATTATACCTGAATACACTGGCAATTAGAACTCGTTTTGAAGTTACCGATACTTATAGCAGTTTAGTAAAAAAACAAAAAAAGATACTACTCGAAGGATATGATAATCAGTCTTATCCATTTGATATTCTGGTAGAAGAATTGCTGTTAAAGCGAGATCTTTCAAGGTCGGCACTATTTGATGTTATGGTCGTTTTGCACAATCAGCAAGATCTTTTTTCTAAAGAAGAAACTTTCTCACAAATAGAAATAGCGCCTTATAAAAAAATACAAAGGAACACAAGCCAATTCGATTTGAGTTTTTCTTTTGCGGAAGGAAAAGAGAGTTTAAATCTGACCTTGAACTATAATACCGATATATATAGCAAGACTTTTGTTGAAAATCTAATACACTATTTAGAAGGATTTATTTCTGAAGGTATAGAAAAACCAAACCATAGTATTGCTAAAATCGACTTTGTACCTAACGAAGAAAAACAACGCTTGCTGTACGATTATAATGCAACAAATGTTGACTATCCAAAAAACAGAACAATAGTAGACTTAATAGCATCCCAAACCCTAAAAACGCCGGATGCCATTGCGCTTGTTTTTGAAAATAAAACGATTACGTACAAAGAGTTATCTGTAAAATCGAATCAGTTAGCACAATATCTATTGGATCATTGCGCCGTAAATTCGGGAGATTTTGTAGGTATAAAAGTAAAAAGAGACGAGAAATTAATTATAGCCATTTTGGCGGTATTAAAAATCGGAGCGACTTACGTTCCTATAGATCTAAATTATCCGGAAGAACGAATCGCTTATATCGAGCAGGATAGTAATTGTAAAATTACAATAACAGAAAAACTGTTGCATGATTTTGAGCAAGCGAATATACAAGAAACAGCGCTGCCTGAAATTAAAATAACTTCGGATTCATTAGCTTATATTATATACACTTCCGGTTCTACAGGAAAACCAAAAGGCGTAATGTTAACCCATGATAATGCGGTGGCATTTTTAGATTGGAGTATAGAAGAATTTGCTGCAACAGATTTTGATATTCTCTATGCAGCAACATCGCATTGCTTTGATTTATCTGTGTTTGAAATGTTTTATCCATTAAGCACAGGAAAAAAAATCAGAATTATTGCTAATGGATTATCCATTGCCGATTATATAGACAAAGACGAAAAGATCTTAATAAACACAGTTCCTTCCGTAGTAGATAATTTACTGGAAAGAGAAGTTTCTTTAAAAAATGTTTCGGCACTAAACATGGCGGGAGAACCTATTCCGATAGCCTTGAGCAATGCCTTGATTAAATATCCAATAGCGATTAGAAATTTATACGGTCCGTCAGAAGATACAACTTATAGCAGTTGCTACAGAATTGAGAAAAAGCACGAACATTCGCTTCCAATTGGAAAACCTATTTCGAACACCCGTTTTTACATCTTATCAGAAGAATTAGCATTGCAGGGAGAAGGATTAATTGGCGAGATCTGTATCTCCGGAAGAGGATTATCAGCAGGTTATTTGAATAAATCCGATTTAACCGAGGAGAAATTTGTACGTAATCCATTTGATTCCGAAACAAAACTGTATCGCACAGGAGATTTAGGTTATTGGATGCCGGACAAAAACATAGGTTTTGCAGGTCGAAAAGATCATCAAATAAAAATTCGAGGATATCGTATAGAGCTTGGCGAAATAGAGCACGCTTTACAAGAAGATGATACAATAACCAATGCAGTAGTTCTAACAAAAGAGCATGCCGGAGAAAAACAAATTGTGTCTTATTTAAAGGGAGAAAAGATTGATATCCAGAAAATTCGAAATAAGCTGTCTCAAAAATTACCGGGTTATATGTTGCCAACATACTATCTATTATTAGACGAAATACCCTTAACATCTAATGGAAAAGTAGATAAAACGGAGCTTTTAAAACTTGAAGTTTTCAAAATTAAAACTTCAAATTATATAGCTCCAACCTCAGAAACAGAAGAGAGAATTG